In Ostrinia nubilalis chromosome 26, ilOstNubi1.1, whole genome shotgun sequence, one genomic interval encodes:
- the LOC135084497 gene encoding uncharacterized protein LOC135084497, producing the protein MNTLATFTALLLVGLASTKPTTNVHTLDINEAFFPEAFVIYRGEKDITNIVVPVNSINFDYTVDEDAPIDLDEINLEDIYVFFIEEGKGLFVLQNKQATKLLENGNDISASSDESKEVYFAASDGIYRFNEQKKKAEKYGTVTDNTIAIAVINGTNDFYILTAENVVYKVTNDGTRKEEITNVKNAQQIFFGLG; encoded by the coding sequence ATGAATACTTTGGCCACCTTTACGGCACTTCTTCTGGTCGGGCTGGCGTCCACCAAGCCCACTACCAATGTCCACACCCTGGACATCAACGAAGCGTTTTTCCCAGAAGCATTTGTCATTTATCGCGGAGAGAAAGATATCACCAACATAGTCGTCCCAGTCAACTCCATAAACTTCGACTATACAGTAGATGAAGACGCTCCCATCGACTTAGATGAAATAAACTTAGAAGACATCTATGTCTTCTTCATCGAAGAAGGAAAGGGCCTCTTTGTCTTGCAAAACAAACAAGCAACCAAGCTACTCGAAAACGGCAACGACATCTCCGCGTCCAGTGACGAAAGCAAAGAAGTGTACTTCGCAGCTTCCGACGGCATCTACAGATTCAACGAACAGAAGAAAAAAGCCGAAAAATATGGTACAGTGACTGACAATACTATTGCCATCGCTGTAATTAACGGCACCAACGATTTCTACATTCTAACAGCAGAAAATGTTGTTTACAAAGTCACGAATGATGGCACTAGAAAGGAAGAGATAACCAATGTAAAGAACGCCCAGCAAATTTTTTTTGGACTCGGCTAA
- the LOC135084574 gene encoding uncharacterized protein LOC135084574: protein MNTLATFTALLLVGLASTKPTTNNDSLHIIEDLFPEVFVIYTGEKDITKIVVPLNSINFDDTEDVEVISNDENIHVFFIEEGKGLFVMKNKQVTKLLENGNDISASSDQSKEVYFAASDGIYRFNEQEKKAEKYGTVTDNTIAIAVINGTNDFYILTAENVVYKVTDDGTRKEEITNIKDAQQIVLDSAENLYFVDNKKDVYVRLAEDGTVKSIKGLPAHPSDIQLLRPPFVVEEAVPVIAGKNTYLAYANGTSEFADIILDTKPSAISLDTTLILFAGHNNKIYEYNLLAIVLTEITKEDLSVDLTEVKSFFSDQISYIQSIATRSKSSFRA from the coding sequence ATGAATACCTTGGCCACCTTTACGGCACTTCTTCTGGTCGGGCTGGCGTCCACCAAGCCCACCACCAATAACGACTCCCTGCACATCATCGAAGATTTATTCCCCGAAGTATTCGTCATTTACACCGGAGAGAAAGATATCACCAAAATAGTCGTCCCACTCAACTCCATAAACTTCGATGACACAGAAGATGTAGAAGTTATCTCCAATGATGAAAACATCCATGTCTTCTTCATCGAAGAAGGAAAAGGCCTCTTTGTCATGAAAAACAAACAAGTAACCAAGCTACTCGAAAACGGCAACGACATCTCCGCGTCCAGTGACCAAAGCAAAGAAGTATACTTCGCAGCTTCCGACGGCATCTACAGATTCAACGAACAGGAGAAAAAAGCCGAAAAATATGGTACAGTGACTGACAATACCATTGCCATCGCTGTCATTAACGGCACCAACGATTTCTACATTCTAACAGCAGAAAATGTTGTTTACAAAGTCACGGATGATGGCACTAGAAAGGAAGAGATAACCAATATAAAGGACGCCCAACAAATTGTGTTGGACTCGGCTGAGAATTTGTACTTCGTGGATAATAAGAAAGACGTCTATGTTAGACTTGCCGAAGATGGTACCGTAAAGAGCATCAAAGGACTACCAGCGCATCCTTCTGATATTCAGCTTTTGAGGCCACCTTTCGTCGTAGAAGAGGCTGTTCCAGTCATAGCTGGTAAGAATACGTACTTGGCATACGCAAATGGCACCTCTGAATTTGCAGACATAATTTTAGATACGAAGCCAAGTGCCATCTCTTTGGATACGACTCTTATATTGTTTGCGGGACACAATAACAAAATTTACGAGTACAACCTGCTTGCTATCGTGTTGACCGAAATAACAAAAGAAGACTTGTCAGTTGATTTGACAGAAGTAAAATCGTTCTTCTCTGACCAAATCTCGTACATCCAGTCGATTGCGACCAGATCCAAGAGTAGTTTTCGTGCTTAG